Part of the Eikenella corrodens genome is shown below.
CCCGCCGACCTCTTTATCCCGCCCGATGCGTTGCAGGTGGTGCTGCACAGTTTTGAAGGCCCGCTCGATTTGCTGCTTTATCTTATCCGCAAGCAAAACATCGACGTGCTGGATATCCCCATGCTCAAAATTACCGAGCAATATCTGGCCTATATCGCGCAAATGGACGAGCAAAACCTGGATTTGGCCGCGGAATACCTGCTGATGGCGGCGGTGTTGATTGAAATCAAATCACGCCTGCTTCTGCCTGTGCCGCCCGCTGCCGAAGACGAAGAGATTGCCGACCCGCGTGCCGAACTGGTGCGCCGCCTCTTGGCCTACGAGCAAATGAAGCTCGCCACCGTAGGGTTGGATGCACTGCCCCGCGCCGGCCGCGATTTTGCCTGGGCGTATCTGCCGCTGGAAATCGCCACCGCCTCCAAGCTGCCGGAAGTGCGGCTGGCCGACCTCACCCAAGCCTGGCTCGCCATCCTCTCCCGCGCCGGCCAACGCCGCAGCCATACGGTGGTGCAGGAAAACGAAGCCCTTTCCGTGCGCGCCACCATGAGCCGCATCCTGCGCCGCCTGCAAGACGGCGGCTGCCGCTTCAGCCGACTGTTTGAGCCGGAGAGCGGCGTGGCGCAGGTGGTGGTGTGCTTTATCGCCCTGTTGGAGCTGGTGAAAGAAGGGCTGGTACGCCTCACCCAGGAAGACGGCGCGTTCGGCGATATTTTGGTGCGCCTGCCCGGTGAGACAGATGAAACCGCTGTGCTGCAAAGCGAAGGTGATGATGCAAACCAATAGCAAGGCAGGCTGCACATACAGCGATATGGTTTTCAGCCGGCCTTGACAAGGCCTCCTGCCAGCCAAACAATAACACCACGCCGCCTCCTAAAGGCTACCTGAAAATAGATTGCTCCAAACCGAAACCGCCATGCCCGTAAATTCCGCCCTCTACCGCATCCTCAGCCAGCATTATCTCGACCTTCCCCACTCCCGCGCCATCGGCCTGCGCTACGAAGGCATCTATGGCCGCCGCCCCGTGCTCAGTTTCGATTGGCAGCCCCACCTCGTCGGCCGCCACGACACCCAAACCATCCACGGCGGTACCATCACCACCCTAGTCGATATGGTTTCCGCCTGCGCCGTAACCGCCCAGCTGCCCGACGCCGAAATCCTCGCCACCCTCGACATGCGCATCGACTATATGCACCCCGCCACCCCCGGCCGCCGCATCTACGGCCGCGCCGAATGCTACTGCCTGGCCGGACAGGTGGCCTTCGTGCGCAGCAGCTGCTACCAAGAAGACCCGGCCGACCCCTTCGCCCTGGGCATGGCCACCTTCATGCGCACCCCGCTCACCCCCGAAGAACAAGCCAAACTACAAGAGATGTTGCAAGCATGAGCACCCCCTTCACCCTCTCCCCCGAGCGCACCGCCGAAGCCGCCGGGCTCATCCCCTACAGCGGCTTCATCGGCCTGCAATGCGGCGAATCCGGCGGCCACCCCCTGTTTGCCCTGCCCTACAAACGCGAAAACATCGGCAACGTCTTCCTACCCGCCCTGCACGGCGGCATGCTCGGCGGCTTCATTGAAAGCTGCGCCGTGCTCTTTCTCTACCGCCAAGCCGGGCTCACCGAGCTGCCCAAAATGATCGATTTCTCGCTCGACTACCTGCGCAGCGGCAAGCCGGAAACCACCTACGCCCGCTGCGCCCTCACCCGCCAAGGCAGCCGCATCGCCAACGTGGTCGTGGAAGCCTGGCAGTCCGACCCGGCCAAACCCATCGTCGTCGCCCGCTGCCATTTCCAAATGCCCGCCGCCCAATAGCTTCCAATGCCGCGTGCGCAAAATTTCAGGTAGCCTGTTAACGGAAAACAGGCTACCTGAAATTTTTATAATGAATGGAAAAGGATACTACGGCGTTGGCTCGCCTTGCTGTACTGTCGGTACTATAGTGGATTAAATTTAAATCAGGACAAGGCGGTGAGCCGCAGACAGTACAAATAGAGTCAACGCTGTACTGGTTTAAATTTAATTCACTAGACCTCTTGCGAAAATATTCATCCCATCGCATTAACCAGTCCTGCAATCAGATTTGCCCTTAACCCGAACCGTTTCCGCCTGTTGCGGTAAGGCAGCGACAATATTTTGAATATCTTCAGTTTCCTGTTGATGTGCTCGATGACGGTTCTGAGTTTGCCTAACCGCCTGTTCGCCTCTTTATCCTGTTTGTCCGGCGGATGACGTTTGGATTTCTTTTTCGGGGTCTGTAATCCGGTTTTGGCCAATCCTTGATAACCCTTATCCGCAATGACTATTTTGTAGGGATAAAGCTCTGCAAGGTGCCTCTTGGCTAAACGCATGTCATGCCGGGCACCCATCCCCGTCCGGATGCTGATGATTTTTTCCGTTTCCCTGCCGTATATGACCCGGATTTTAACCGTGTGCCGCCTTTTCTTGCCGCTGTAATACTGCCGCTGTTTTTTTGGGACGTTCAATCGGGCTTTCGGTAACGTCAATGATGACCGTTTGGTCGCCCGGATTCTTGTGCTTTGGCAGGGAGAAGCGTTTGCAACGGATGAGGGCGTCCTCGGTTTTACGGATGGTGCGGCAGACATTGCTTTCGGAAAGGCCGTAGATGGCGGCCAATTCGAGTTGGGTATGGTAATGGCACAGATAGCTTAGGGTAAGCAGCAGTTGGTCTGCCAAACCGAGCGTATGCGGCCTGCCTGACTTGACCTTCCGGCTTTCTGCTTCTGTGGTGACTTGCAGCATTTCGTGAAAAAGGACGGGCGTTACACCTGTGAGCCGTTTGAATTCGCTATCGCTTCTTTGGATGAGGTTTTCGTATTTCATTTGGGAATTGTAAATCTTCAGGATACTTTCGCAAGAGGTCTACTATATCTGCGGCTCGCCGCCTTGTCTCATCCTTATTTTCATCTGCTCTATCGGGATGACGCACCAACCTCTAATCCACATACTCTCCCTCATCCTTATTCAAAAACGCATACGGCACGCCAATCAGCAACCCGCCGCCAATCCAATTCGCCACAAAAGCCACGCTGCAATGGCGCAGGATATTCAGCGCTTCAAAATGCGACACGCTATCGGCAATCTGATTGAAGCCCACCAGCGCAAACGAAGCAAAGTTCGCCGCCACGTGTTCGTTGGCCAAAAACACAAACATATACACCGCCGCAAACACCGCCGCAATCTTCGCCGCCTGTTCCTTCAGCAACAGATAAGCCACCACCGCCACGTTCACAAACAGATTGGCAAAAATCCCCTCCGCCAGCACCAGGCCGTTTGGCCGCTCCAGCTTGTGCCCCACCATATTGGCCAAATAGCCATCCGCCGAAACATGGGCAAACGCGCTGGTTTGATTGAACAGCCAAGCGGTAACAATCGAGCCGATCAAATTAAACGCCGTGCAATAGAGCAAAATAATCAGCGCCTTTTCCCATTTGATTTTTTTGAGGAAGGTGCCGGCCGTGAGATACATCATATTGGAAGTGGTGAGCTCCGAATTGAGAAACAGGATATACACCAGCCCCCACGAGAAGAAAAACGGAAAGGCAAAACGCCCCAGCGAAGGGTGCACCGTATTGAGCACATCCGCCGCAATCACGCCTGTGGCCGGGGTGAGCGTGAGCAGCATGCCGGCAATCAGCGAACGCAGTGCATACTTTGCCTTGCTGTGCTCAAACAGCCACGCTTTCTTGTGGCAGGCCTGCTCGATTTTTTCCACAAATACGGATTGCGCCATATCGGTTCCCTTTTTCAAATTGGATTACTGTCAAATGATGATTTGTATGTTTCAGGCAGCCCTGGCTAACGCCGGCAAAGGCTACCTGAAAATTTCCCTTGCACCGTGTCGGCACAGCCATACCGGCTTATCGTGCTGCTGCAGTGTAGCCTATCCGTTTCAGCTGCCTCAGGCAAGTATGGCAGGCTACCTGAAAGGCTTGGCTTCCACACAGTTCAAACGAAGCGGCAACGCCCCACAGGCACCTATTCAAACATTTCCTGCCATTTCACCAACTGTTCGGCAAACGGCCATTCCACGCTGTCGAGCAGGTTTTTGGTAATCAGCCCAAGCTCGGTATCGCCTTCGATTTGCAATTTGCGGTTGAAAAACAGGGTGTCCGGGTCTTCTTCGCGCAGCATCATGCGCAGGAAATCCACGCCGTTGGCGGCTAGCCGGAGGTCGGGTTCACCTTCGAAGCGGCGGTCGAGGAAGCGTTCGCTATCGGCGGTAAAGCGCACAGTGATGCCTGCGTCGAGTACGTCGATTTCGAAGGTGCGGCCATCAAACAGGCTCATGTCGGCAGGCAAGAGGCCGCGTTTGAGCATGAGGTTGAGGGTTTTAACCAGCGCGAAACGCGGCGGCAGGGCGGGCAGGCGGCGGCCGATTTGGGCGCACCATTGCGGCAGGGTGATGTCGGGCAGGGGCATTTTGTTTCCTTTCAGGCGGCGTTGGTGCCGTAGGCTTTGCGGTGGGCTTCCACGGCTTCGATGCCGGGTTTGCCCAGCCAATAGCCGTCCACGGGCGTGCCGGTGGACAGGCGGGCGAGTTCGGGCAGGGCTTCGTCTAGGGTGGTTTGGCCGTCGAGCACGGCGCGGTGCAGTTCGATGATGCGCGGCATGTCGGTGAGCTGGGGCGAGAGGCGCAGGATGTTGACGCCGATGGCGGCCATGTCGGCGTGGTGCGGCAGCAGGCATTGGCTGCCGTAGGACATGGTTTGGATGCCGTTGATGGTGAGGAACGGCTGGCCTTCGCGGGTGTTCATGGTGAGGCCGTGTTCGTGATCGAGGCAGCGGAATTCGCAGCTGTCTTTGTTTAGGTTGTAGTGCCGCGCGGTGAAGCAGCGGGACGAATAGGCCAAGGGGATTTTGCCCCAGGCGAAGATTTCGGTTTCGAGGCCGTCTGAAAGGCGGGTGATGTCGGCTACTTTGTCGCGGGCGAGTTCGGCGGGGGCGACCCAGCGGTATGCACCGAGGCTTTGGAAGAGTTGCAGGGTGGCTTCGTTGTAGATGTTGAGGCTGGCTCCGGCCACGAAGGGGATGCCGTGTTCGCGGGCGAGTTTGACCGCGCCCATGTCGTTGGCTTCGATTTTGAATTGGGTTTGGCCGGTGATTTTGCGCAGGCGTTTGAGGTCGGATTCGCTTTCGAGCAGCACTTGGGAAGACAGGATGATTTCCTTGCCGCTGTCGGCGAGGTCTTGGGCGAGGCCGAACCAGTCGGCAAAACGCATTTTCTGGCGGCGGGAGCAGACGGTTTCGCCCAGATAGATGGTGTCGAGCGGGCTGTCGAGCATTTGGACGTAGAATTCGAGCAGGGTTTCTTTCTGCCAGAAGAATTGGATGGGGGCGAGGGAGAGTTTCATGGGTGTTCCTTTGTTTTTTTGTCTTTTCAGACGGCCTGGAGGCTACCTGAAAATCGTTTGGGCAAAGCGGGCAATGTTTTTCCGGTTTATGGCCTGCAATACAACGACGGCTTCGTTCTCTAAAAAATCGGCGGCGGAATCATCGGCATAGGTTTGATTGAGGCGGCACAAATCGTAGAAGGTAAAAACAAACTCTTGTCCGTTGATATGCAATGGAAAATCCAACAGGCAACCTTTGCTCTCGGCTTCAAATTCAGCCAGGTCATCAAACCATTCCGGGAAGGTGATGTGCATAGGATTCCTTTTCAGACGGCCTTATTGTGTTCGGTTTCGGCGGCGTAGATATATTGCATCAGCGTTTCGATAAAAGCGGCCAAATCGCGCTGCCACGAATGGCGGTTGGTTTTGGTGAAATACAGCGATATTTCAGGCTTTTCCATTAAGTAGCAGCCGAAGCTGGCATACAGCGGTACGAGGCCGGTGTCGTGGGCGTTGTGGAAGGCAATGGTCAGCGGCAACGTGAAATAAGGGTGCGCAAGCGTCCATACGGCGGGGAAGGCAGGGGTATCTTCTTCGGCGGCCACGGTCAGGTCGTGTTTGTATAGGGCGTTGCGCAGGTCTTCGATGTGTTTTTTCATGCTCTTATTTTTCGCACTGTTTTTCAGGTAGCCCCTACCGCAAAACGGTGGGACAATGCTTTAACTTTAACGCTTTGTTTTTAGGAGCAAGCCATGCAGCCCGACCGGATATTGTCTTACGCTTCAGACGACCTGACCGCCGCGCTGTACCGCGGCCGGTACGCGCCGCCTTCCGACCGCATCGTCATCATACTCGGCGGCAGCGACGGCAGTTACGCGCTCACGCAAACCTATGCCGCCGTGTTTGCCGAAAACGGTCTGACTGCGCTGGCCGTGCCTTACTGGGGGCAGCCGCACCTGGCGCAGGGGCTGGCGCAAATTGCTGTGGAGACAGTGGAAACCGCCGTGCGGCGGGCGCAGGAAATGGGTTTTTGCCAAACCGGCGTGTGGGGTATTTCCATGGGTGCGCAACTCGCCCTGCTGGCTGCCTCCCTGATTCCCGACATCGGCCGCGTGGCTGCCGTCAGCCCGCTGGACGTGTGCGTGCAGGGTTTGCAAACCGCGCCGCGCAGGAAGCTGCTTGACTGTTCCGCCTTCACCTGGCGGGGGTACGACCTGCCATATTGCCCGCTCCACATGAACCGCCTGCGCGTATTGCGGGATTGCGTGAAAACCCGCAGCCTTTGCCTGCGCTCCTGCTACCGCGATGCGGTCGGTGCAGCGGAGGAAACACGCATCCGGGTGGAAAACATCCAAGGCGCGGTGCTGCTGCTTTCCGCCGAAGACGACACCATGTGGCCTTCATACGAAGCCGCGCGGCGCATCGTCCGCCGCTTGGAAGACGGCGGCTTCCAGTATCCCGTCATCGAACGCGCCTACCACCGCGCGGGGCATTACCTGTTTCCGGTGGAAAGCCGCTGGCACAAACTGTTTGCCAACGCCCGCCGTTACCCGCAGGACTACATGGCCGCCGCCCGCGACGCGCTGGCGCAGGCACTTGACTTCTTCCACGGCTGGCAATAGGGCAAAGGCCGTCTGAAAGCCTTCAAAGCAGCCTGCACTTTTCAGACGGCCTTCGGGCTGCTTGAAATTTATTCACGCCGCCAAACCCAATCAGCGTTCGATTTGGCCCGCATCCGCACCGAACCTTTGTCGGCGGAAGCGGTCATCGCACCGTAGCAGCCCGTAAGTCGGATACTTGTATCCGACATTTATATTGATCGAAGTGCCGGATTCGAGAATCTGACCTAAGGCTGCTTTTTCAGGTAGCCTTTCAGACGGCCTTGAGGCCGTCTGAAACTACTTCCAAGGCCGGTTATATGCGCCCAGCGTGCTTTGGCTGCCTTCGGACACCTTGCCCAAAGCCGCATCCCACGCGGGGGTTACGCGGTAGTGCGCGGGGTCGGCGGCGGCTGCGTCCAAAGCCTGCCGCAGCGTGCGCGTAACCTGCGCGGTGTACATCGGGCTGCGCTGGCGGCCTTCCACTTTGACGGCGGCCACGCCGATTTTGATGAGCTGCGGCAACACTTCCAACACGTTCAGGCTAGTCGGCTCTTCTAATGCGTAATAAGTTTCGTCGTTCACCTCAAAACGGCCTTTGCACAGCGTGGGGTAGCCTGCAGGCTCGTCTTTGTTGAACTGCTCGATCATCACCTGATTGAGCCGCACGTTCATTTTGTCGGGCAACTGCTCCCAGCGCACAGCCTTGGCCGGCGAACACACGCCCTGCATATTCGGCGACTCGCCCGTGGCGTAGCTCGACAGGATGCAGCGGCCTTCCACCATCACGCACAGGCTGCCGAAGCCGAACACTTCAATCTCCACATCCGTGTTGTCAATCACATGCTGCACTTGGTCTATCGTCAGCACTCGTGGCAGCACGGCGCGGCGGATGCCGAACAAGTCCTTCATTAAATTGATGGCTTCGTAATTGGTGGCCGAACCCTGCACCGACATGTGCAGGCGCAGGTTCGGATGTTTTTCGCAGGCGTAGGCCATCACGGCGGGGTCGGCCACAATCACCGCGTCCGCACCCAAATCGGCTGCGGTGTCCACCGCGCGCCGCCAGCGTTCCACCTGCCCGGCCTGCGCGTAGGTGTTGATGGCCATCAGCACCTGCCGCCCGCGGTCGTGGGCGTAGCGGATGCCTTCGATGATGGATTTTTGGTCGAAATTCAGGCCGGGGAAATTGCGCGCGTTGGTCGCATCTTTCAGCCCCATGTAAACCGTGTCCGCGCCGTTGTCCACGGCGGTTTTCAGGGCGGGCAGGTTGCCGGCGGGGCAGACGAGTTCGGGGATGCGGCCGCGCTCGGCCGGCTGCGGCTGGGCGGCGGGTTTGGTGTGGTGGGTGGGCTGGAAGTCGTCAAACAGCATGGCGTGTCCGTTTGTATGTAGGCAAATATTGGGCATTCTACGGGCAAGGCGGCGGTCTGGTGCTGATTTAAATCAACATCGTTGGGCAGGTGTTTTTCAGGCAGCCTTGGCTACAGCGAATAAGGCTACCTAAAAGCATATTGCCAATTTTCAGGTAGCCTGCAAGCGAAAGGCTACCTGAAAATCCTGCCCTTTCATCCACCGCGCAAGTAGGCAGCCACCTGCAATATGCAGTAAAATCACGCCCAATTTTTGTTAAGCGCGCCAGCCGCCCGAATCATTATTTTGAAAGACACCGAAACGCCATGAAAACCTCCGAACTACGCCAAAAATTCCTAAAATTCTTCGAATCCAAAGGCCACACCATCGTCCGCTCTTCCAGCCTCGTGCCGCACGACGATCCGACGCTGCTGTTTACCAACGCCGGTATGAACCAGTTTAAAGACGTGTTCCTCGGCTTTGACAAACGCGCCTACAACCGCGCCACTACCGCGCAAAAATGCGTGCGCGCAGGCGGCAAGCACAACGATTTGGAAAACGTGGGCTACACCGCCCGCCACCACACCTTCTTCGAAATGATGGGCAATTTCTCGTTTGGCGACTACTTCAAAAAAGAAGTCATTCCGTTCGCGTGGGAATTTCTCACTTCGCCCGAATGGCTCAACATTCCCAAAGAAAAACTGCTGGTAACCGTGTATGCCGAAGACGACGAAGCCTACAACATCTGGCACGATGTTATCGGCGTGCCTGCCGAGCGCATCGTCCGCATCGGCGACAACAAAGGCAGCCGCTACGCTTCCGACAACTTTTGGCAGATGGGCGACACCGGCCCCTGCGGCCCCTGCACCGAGATTTTCTACGACCACGGTGAAGAGATTTGGGGCGGCATTCCGGGCAGCCCCGAAGAAGACGGCGACCGCTGGATTGAAATTTGGAACTGTGTGTTCATGCAGTTCAACCGCGACGAGCAAGGCAATATGAACCCGCTGCCCAAGCCGTCCGTCGATACCGGCATGGGCTTGGAGCGCATGGCCGCGGTGATGCAGGGCGTGCACAGCAACTACGAAATCGACCTGTTCCAAGACCTGCTCAAAGCCGTCGCCCGCGAAACCGGCGCGCCGTTCAGCATGGACGAGCCGAGCCTGAAAGTCGTTGCCGACCACATCCGCTCCTGCTCCTTCCTGATTGCCGACGGCGTGATGCCGTCCAACGAAGGACGAGGCTATGTACTGCGCCGCATCATCCGCCGCGCCGTGCGCCACGGTTACAAACTCGGTCAGAAACAGGCGTTTTTCTACAAACTTGTGCCCGATTTGGTCAAAGCAATGGGCGATGCGTATCCTGAGTTGAAAGAGAAGCAGACGCAGATTATGGAAGCCCTGCGCGCGGAAGAAAGCCGCTTCGGCGAAACGCTGGAAAAAGGTATGGGCTTGTTTAACCAAGTGTGGGACGCGATGCAGTTCGCCAAATTGGAAAGCCTGTTGCCGATGGACGGCGTGGGCGAACCATTGCGATTGACCAGCGCAGACGGTGTAGCGTTTACCGTGGTTTCGCGCAACGCGGGCAACGGCAAACAAATCGTGGTGCGCCCGCAGGTTTCAGGCAGCCTGAACGAAAGTTTCGCCTTTAATATGGAAGACGTGATTACCAAAGAAAAAACCGAAGCCCACCGCGCTTACGGCGAAGCCCTGCAAGGCTACCTGAAAAACAATATCGCCAACAGCAAGCTGATTATGTCGGGCGAACACATCTTCAAACTCTACGACACCTACGGCTTCCCGTATGATTTGACCGCCGACATGGCGCGCGAACTCGGCATCGAGCTGGACGAAGAAGGCTTCGAGCGCGAAATGGAAGCCCAACGCGCCCGCGCCCGCGCCGCGCAAAACTTCAAAGCTAACGCCCAAGTCGCCTACGACGGCGCCGACACCCAGTTCCACGGCTACGACAAACGCAGCCTCGACGCCGCCGTACTCGCACTCTACCGCGACGGCGAAGCTGTAAACGAATTGAACGCAGGCGAAAACGGCATTGTCGTGCTGGATCACACGCCGTTCTACGCCGAAAGCGGCGGCCAAGTCGGCGACGTAGGCTTTATTTTCGCAGGCGAAAACCGCTTCCGCGTCGAAGACACGCAGAAAATCAAAGCCGCCGTACACGGACAATTCGGCGCAGTCGTTTCAGGTCGTCTGAAAGTGGGCGATGCCGTATCCGCCGAAATCGACAACGACATCCGCAACAGCATCATGCGCAATCACAGCGTTACCCACTTGATGCACAAAGCCCTGCGCGATGTTTTGGGCACGCACGTCGAACAAAAAGGCAGCCTGCAAAACGCCGAGCTGACCCGATTCGACATCTCCCACCCGCAAGGCATCAGCGCGGAAGAAATCGCCGAAGTCGAACGCCGCGTCAATGCCGCGATTATCGCCAACGTGCCCGTCAAAGTGGAAACC
Proteins encoded:
- a CDS encoding U32 family peptidase, with protein sequence MKLSLAPIQFFWQKETLLEFYVQMLDSPLDTIYLGETVCSRRQKMRFADWFGLAQDLADSGKEIILSSQVLLESESDLKRLRKITGQTQFKIEANDMGAVKLAREHGIPFVAGASLNIYNEATLQLFQSLGAYRWVAPAELARDKVADITRLSDGLETEIFAWGKIPLAYSSRCFTARHYNLNKDSCEFRCLDHEHGLTMNTREGQPFLTINGIQTMSYGSQCLLPHHADMAAIGVNILRLSPQLTDMPRIIELHRAVLDGQTTLDEALPELARLSTGTPVDGYWLGKPGIEAVEAHRKAYGTNAA
- a CDS encoding PaaI family thioesterase, with protein sequence MLQTETAMPVNSALYRILSQHYLDLPHSRAIGLRYEGIYGRRPVLSFDWQPHLVGRHDTQTIHGGTITTLVDMVSACAVTAQLPDAEILATLDMRIDYMHPATPGRRIYGRAECYCLAGQVAFVRSSCYQEDPADPFALGMATFMRTPLTPEEQAKLQEMLQA
- a CDS encoding IS5 family transposase (programmed frameshift), whose translation is MKYENLIQRSDSEFKRLTGVTPVLFHEMLQVTTEAESRKVKSGRPHTLGLADQLLLTLSYLCHYHTQLELAAIYGLSESNVCRTIRKTEDALIRCKRFSLPKHKNPGDQTVIIDVTESPIERPKKQRQYYSGKKRRHTVKIRVIYGRETEKIISIRTGMGARHDMRLAKRHLAELYPYKIVIADKGYQGLAKTGLQTPKKKSKRHPPDKQDKEANRRLGKLRTVIEHINRKLKIFKILSLPYRNRRKRFGLRANLIAGLVNAMG
- a CDS encoding formate/nitrite transporter family protein → MAQSVFVEKIEQACHKKAWLFEHSKAKYALRSLIAGMLLTLTPATGVIAADVLNTVHPSLGRFAFPFFFSWGLVYILFLNSELTTSNMMYLTAGTFLKKIKWEKALIILLYCTAFNLIGSIVTAWLFNQTSAFAHVSADGYLANMVGHKLERPNGLVLAEGIFANLFVNVAVVAYLLLKEQAAKIAAVFAAVYMFVFLANEHVAANFASFALVGFNQIADSVSHFEALNILRHCSVAFVANWIGGGLLIGVPYAFLNKDEGEYVD
- a CDS encoding segregation and condensation protein A, whose amino-acid sequence is MPASPPDTPSSPGIATLFGQPVTDLPADLFIPPDALQVVLHSFEGPLDLLLYLIRKQNIDVLDIPMLKITEQYLAYIAQMDEQNLDLAAEYLLMAAVLIEIKSRLLLPVPPAAEDEEIADPRAELVRRLLAYEQMKLATVGLDALPRAGRDFAWAYLPLEIATASKLPEVRLADLTQAWLAILSRAGQRRSHTVVQENEALSVRATMSRILRRLQDGGCRFSRLFEPESGVAQVVVCFIALLELVKEGLVRLTQEDGAFGDILVRLPGETDETAVLQSEGDDANQ
- the ubiT gene encoding ubiquinone anaerobic biosynthesis accessory factor UbiT, whose protein sequence is MPLPDITLPQWCAQIGRRLPALPPRFALVKTLNLMLKRGLLPADMSLFDGRTFEIDVLDAGITVRFTADSERFLDRRFEGEPDLRLAANGVDFLRMMLREEDPDTLFFNRKLQIEGDTELGLITKNLLDSVEWPFAEQLVKWQEMFE
- the ubiU gene encoding ubiquinone anaerobic biosynthesis protein UbiU, which produces MPNICLHTNGHAMLFDDFQPTHHTKPAAQPQPAERGRIPELVCPAGNLPALKTAVDNGADTVYMGLKDATNARNFPGLNFDQKSIIEGIRYAHDRGRQVLMAINTYAQAGQVERWRRAVDTAADLGADAVIVADPAVMAYACEKHPNLRLHMSVQGSATNYEAINLMKDLFGIRRAVLPRVLTIDQVQHVIDNTDVEIEVFGFGSLCVMVEGRCILSSYATGESPNMQGVCSPAKAVRWEQLPDKMNVRLNQVMIEQFNKDEPAGYPTLCKGRFEVNDETYYALEEPTSLNVLEVLPQLIKIGVAAVKVEGRQRSPMYTAQVTRTLRQALDAAAADPAHYRVTPAWDAALGKVSEGSQSTLGAYNRPWK
- a CDS encoding PaaI family thioesterase, which produces MSTPFTLSPERTAEAAGLIPYSGFIGLQCGESGGHPLFALPYKRENIGNVFLPALHGGMLGGFIESCAVLFLYRQAGLTELPKMIDFSLDYLRSGKPETTYARCALTRQGSRIANVVVEAWQSDPAKPIVVARCHFQMPAAQ
- the alaS gene encoding alanine--tRNA ligase, with the protein product MKTSELRQKFLKFFESKGHTIVRSSSLVPHDDPTLLFTNAGMNQFKDVFLGFDKRAYNRATTAQKCVRAGGKHNDLENVGYTARHHTFFEMMGNFSFGDYFKKEVIPFAWEFLTSPEWLNIPKEKLLVTVYAEDDEAYNIWHDVIGVPAERIVRIGDNKGSRYASDNFWQMGDTGPCGPCTEIFYDHGEEIWGGIPGSPEEDGDRWIEIWNCVFMQFNRDEQGNMNPLPKPSVDTGMGLERMAAVMQGVHSNYEIDLFQDLLKAVARETGAPFSMDEPSLKVVADHIRSCSFLIADGVMPSNEGRGYVLRRIIRRAVRHGYKLGQKQAFFYKLVPDLVKAMGDAYPELKEKQTQIMEALRAEESRFGETLEKGMGLFNQVWDAMQFAKLESLLPMDGVGEPLRLTSADGVAFTVVSRNAGNGKQIVVRPQVSGSLNESFAFNMEDVITKEKTEAHRAYGEALQGYLKNNIANSKLIMSGEHIFKLYDTYGFPYDLTADMARELGIELDEEGFEREMEAQRARARAAQNFKANAQVAYDGADTQFHGYDKRSLDAAVLALYRDGEAVNELNAGENGIVVLDHTPFYAESGGQVGDVGFIFAGENRFRVEDTQKIKAAVHGQFGAVVSGRLKVGDAVSAEIDNDIRNSIMRNHSVTHLMHKALRDVLGTHVEQKGSLQNAELTRFDISHPQGISAEEIAEVERRVNAAIIANVPVKVETMSIEDAQKSGAVMLFGEKYGDFVRVITMGDYSTELCGGTHVARTGDIGFFKIISEGGIAAGIRRVEAITGLAALAWAQNQESLMKNIIAEVKAQTEKDVLAKIQANAANAKALEKELAKAKAELAVHAGAKLLDDAKDLGAAKLVAAQIEADAAALREIVTDLTGKSDNAVILLAAVNDGKVSLCAGVSKALTGKVKAGDLVKFAAEQVGGKGGGRPDLAQAGGTDASQVGTMLDSAEGWVREKL
- a CDS encoding acyl-CoA thioester hydrolase/BAAT C-terminal domain-containing protein, which produces MQPDRILSYASDDLTAALYRGRYAPPSDRIVIILGGSDGSYALTQTYAAVFAENGLTALAVPYWGQPHLAQGLAQIAVETVETAVRRAQEMGFCQTGVWGISMGAQLALLAASLIPDIGRVAAVSPLDVCVQGLQTAPRRKLLDCSAFTWRGYDLPYCPLHMNRLRVLRDCVKTRSLCLRSCYRDAVGAAEETRIRVENIQGAVLLLSAEDDTMWPSYEAARRIVRRLEDGGFQYPVIERAYHRAGHYLFPVESRWHKLFANARRYPQDYMAAARDALAQALDFFHGWQ